One genomic region from Nitrospira sp. encodes:
- a CDS encoding TRAFs-binding domain-containing protein: MTTPHPLCFVLMPFGRKPGLGCGIVDFDAVYAELIAPAIEKAGLEPLRADEEMAGGIIHKPMFERLILCDYAVADLTGANANVFYELGLRHGIKPASTVLIFADSGGVLPFDVAPLRAIPYKLGPDGKPTAATEGRQALAEKLLAARSGLVDSPVFQLIDGFPDIQRLKTDVFRDRVEYARQLKERLANARESGWEALKVIETELVEAPGGLADAEGGVVIDLYLSYRAIKAWDAMIALADKMSKPLAATPLVREQLGLALNRAGRGDEAESVLLELITRRGTSSETCGMLGRVYKDRWDAAVKCGDTFAARGLLNKAIDAYLRGFEADWRDAYPGINAVTLMELKDPPDARRERLIPVVAYAVERRIASGKPDYWDYATLVELAVLAKDEQKAESALADALAAMREPWEPETTARNLRLIREARERRDESIQWAKVIEAELERRSE, encoded by the coding sequence GTGACGACGCCCCATCCGCTCTGCTTTGTGCTGATGCCATTCGGCCGCAAACCAGGCCTCGGCTGCGGCATCGTCGATTTCGATGCCGTGTATGCGGAGTTGATCGCACCCGCGATAGAAAAGGCCGGTCTTGAACCTTTGCGTGCCGACGAAGAAATGGCGGGCGGCATCATTCACAAACCGATGTTCGAGCGGCTGATTCTGTGCGACTATGCCGTCGCCGATCTTACCGGCGCCAATGCCAATGTCTTTTACGAGTTGGGTTTGCGGCACGGAATCAAGCCGGCTAGCACGGTGTTAATTTTTGCTGATAGCGGCGGGGTGCTTCCGTTCGATGTTGCTCCACTCAGGGCGATACCCTACAAGCTCGGTCCCGATGGGAAGCCAACCGCAGCGACTGAAGGCCGGCAGGCGCTGGCGGAAAAGTTACTCGCTGCCCGAAGCGGGCTTGTTGACAGCCCGGTGTTTCAGCTGATCGATGGTTTTCCGGATATCCAGCGGTTGAAGACAGATGTCTTCCGTGATCGAGTAGAGTATGCGCGGCAGCTGAAGGAACGGTTGGCAAATGCGCGGGAGTCAGGATGGGAAGCACTAAAGGTGATCGAGACTGAGCTCGTCGAAGCTCCAGGCGGTCTGGCGGATGCTGAGGGCGGGGTTGTCATTGACCTCTACCTCTCCTACCGTGCGATTAAAGCGTGGGATGCCATGATCGCGTTGGCAGATAAGATGTCGAAGCCTTTGGCGGCAACACCTTTGGTTCGGGAACAATTGGGTTTGGCCCTAAACCGCGCTGGCCGTGGTGATGAGGCAGAGAGCGTGCTCCTGGAATTGATCACGCGGCGTGGCACGTCCAGCGAGACCTGTGGAATGCTGGGACGGGTCTACAAGGATCGCTGGGATGCGGCGGTGAAGTGCGGCGACACCTTTGCGGCGCGTGGGCTGCTCAATAAAGCGATCGATGCCTATCTTCGTGGGTTCGAAGCCGATTGGCGCGACGCCTATCCCGGGATTAATGCTGTGACGCTGATGGAGCTGAAAGACCCGCCCGATGCCAGGCGCGAGCGGCTCATACCGGTGGTCGCATACGCGGTGGAGAGACGTATTGCGTCCGGCAAACCGGATTATTGGGACTATGCCACGCTCGTGGAGCTAGCGGTACTTGCCAAAGACGAACAAAAGGCCGAGTCAGCCCTGGCCGATGCGCTTGCGGCCATGCGCGAACCTTGGGAACCGGAGACGACGGCCAGGAACCTAAGATTGATTCGCGAAGCCCGCGAGCGGCGCGACGAATCTATCCAGTGGGCGAAGGTCATAGAAGCTGAATTGGAGCGTCGCTCGGAATAG
- a CDS encoding toll/interleukin-1 receptor domain-containing protein: MPGSNSMDIMDIKGAKIFISYSRSDHEIAARIANALKKTQFEVWLDIDRIQPGQNWVRVIDQALTDAGYLIALLSKASLESLWVQQEWTTVLTRQLSGTNGGVVIPLRLEPISLPTILRAMQAIDLFPDFDEGLKKLVGFLLCDTRPAWLVQHEFHATRQIDNLADSPSLQTLKTEPARYSNATWNAWHQALHSEQVTDPALAKLDNRTIRRIALRCLSQAELQSFCFDNGIQPGSVAGNSLNEQILSLLQQLLRDGILEQFIKWLAEESPRCVENAIKIFMPTSPN; the protein is encoded by the coding sequence ATGCCTGGCTCAAATTCAATGGATATAATGGATATAAAGGGTGCCAAGATTTTCATCAGCTATTCACGCAGCGACCATGAGATAGCTGCTCGAATTGCGAATGCACTCAAGAAAACCCAATTTGAGGTATGGCTAGATATCGATCGCATTCAGCCAGGCCAGAATTGGGTTCGGGTCATTGATCAAGCGCTCACTGATGCCGGCTATCTTATTGCCTTGCTATCCAAAGCTTCCTTGGAATCCCTGTGGGTGCAACAGGAGTGGACAACTGTTCTGACGAGGCAACTGTCAGGCACCAATGGTGGCGTGGTGATCCCGTTGCGTTTGGAGCCCATTAGTCTGCCAACCATCTTGCGCGCAATGCAGGCCATTGACTTATTCCCTGATTTTGACGAAGGGCTCAAGAAGTTGGTTGGGTTTCTCTTGTGTGATACCAGGCCTGCCTGGCTCGTTCAGCATGAGTTTCATGCCACGAGGCAGATCGATAACTTGGCCGACTCTCCGTCCTTGCAGACGCTAAAGACTGAACCCGCGAGATACTCCAATGCTACATGGAACGCGTGGCATCAGGCGTTGCATTCTGAACAAGTCACTGACCCGGCTCTGGCAAAGCTGGACAATCGAACCATACGCCGCATTGCTCTGAGATGTCTTAGTCAAGCGGAATTGCAAAGTTTCTGCTTTGACAATGGTATTCAGCCAGGTTCGGTGGCGGGAAACAGTTTGAATGAGCAAATTCTTTCTCTTCTTCAGCAGCTATTGAGAGATGGCATTCTGGAGCAGTTCATCAAATGGCTTGCAGAGGAGAGTCCGCGTTGCGTAGAAAACGCCATCAAGATTTTCATGCCAACTTCTCCGAACTAG
- a CDS encoding serine protease, translated as MDTQQKADKKVQRTRELLGRAHWPMGSADAREALQLSSDLKDLRQFALLADLSERVVRMQPNAITEQKVYAQALIETGQATAAIAVAEKALDGLSSRHKEWNELTGLIGRAYKQIAIDTGDPHCPESRTALARALDAYSKPYKRNPKNTWHAINLVAIAAFAKRSGVAIPTSINPTTLARNIIATINHKPKRMRDRWDAATLAEAYLALHDLDAVEQYLHIYLSDSKIRPFEVGSTLRQFSEVWGLRDATDSRSKGLLQALRARLMCLPGAQLHLSSSDVALQRKMPPPEERQLEAILGNEGTQSYEWWKWGLDRACSVAAIYAGIGQRVGTGFVVSARDLTYADTDELVVVTNFHVVNEKGTSRALRPSDAQIVFEAINPRKRYSIKEIVWSSPVDRHDASILRLAEQPSTVTAIPLAKNLPIVEPTAKVYIIGHPGGGGLEFSFQDNALLDHEGVEGGKPSTPDVCRLHYRAPTEKGSSGSPVFNAGYWEGIALHHEGGILSKLNGQQGTYPANEGISLLSIAEAIANKRNYHS; from the coding sequence ATGGACACACAACAGAAGGCAGACAAGAAGGTCCAGCGCACCAGAGAGTTGCTGGGCCGCGCTCACTGGCCTATGGGAAGTGCAGATGCCCGCGAGGCCTTGCAACTGAGCAGTGATCTCAAGGACCTGCGCCAGTTTGCCCTGCTCGCAGATCTCAGTGAACGCGTGGTGCGAATGCAGCCCAACGCGATAACTGAGCAAAAAGTTTACGCACAGGCCCTGATCGAAACCGGCCAGGCGACCGCCGCGATCGCCGTGGCCGAGAAGGCCTTGGACGGACTCTCTTCCCGTCATAAGGAATGGAACGAGCTCACCGGTCTGATTGGACGTGCGTACAAACAAATTGCCATCGACACCGGAGATCCCCATTGTCCGGAAAGCCGAACGGCGCTCGCACGCGCGCTCGACGCCTACAGTAAACCTTACAAACGGAATCCGAAAAACACCTGGCATGCCATCAATCTTGTCGCGATTGCTGCATTCGCCAAGCGGAGCGGCGTGGCCATCCCGACGTCGATCAATCCCACCACACTTGCCAGGAATATCATTGCGACGATCAACCATAAACCAAAGCGTATGCGCGACCGCTGGGATGCGGCGACGTTAGCCGAAGCGTACTTGGCGCTGCACGATCTGGATGCGGTGGAGCAGTATCTACACATCTATCTCTCGGATTCCAAGATACGCCCCTTTGAGGTCGGTAGTACCCTCAGGCAATTCAGTGAGGTCTGGGGATTGCGGGACGCCACCGATTCTCGCAGCAAAGGCCTCTTGCAAGCTTTGCGGGCACGGCTCATGTGCCTTCCAGGGGCGCAGTTACATCTCTCATCCAGTGACGTAGCACTTCAGCGAAAGATGCCTCCGCCGGAGGAACGACAACTTGAAGCAATCCTTGGAAACGAAGGGACCCAATCCTACGAATGGTGGAAGTGGGGGTTGGACCGTGCCTGCTCGGTGGCCGCCATCTATGCCGGCATCGGGCAGCGTGTGGGAACGGGATTTGTCGTGTCGGCACGAGATCTGACGTACGCCGATACGGATGAATTAGTAGTCGTAACGAACTTTCATGTGGTGAACGAAAAAGGAACTAGCAGGGCTCTGAGGCCAAGCGACGCCCAGATCGTCTTCGAGGCCATCAATCCCCGCAAGCGATACAGCATTAAGGAAATCGTGTGGTCGTCCCCAGTCGACCGTCATGACGCAAGCATCCTTCGCCTGGCCGAACAGCCTTCCACCGTGACCGCCATCCCTCTTGCCAAGAACCTCCCCATTGTGGAACCGACCGCAAAAGTTTACATCATCGGCCATCCGGGGGGAGGTGGATTGGAGTTTTCATTCCAGGACAACGCGCTACTCGATCATGAAGGGGTAGAGGGGGGGAAGCCGAGTACGCCCGACGTGTGTCGCCTCCACTACCGTGCTCCAACAGAAAAAGGAAGTTCGGGCAGCCCCGTGTTCAATGCCGGCTACTGGGAAGGCATTGCCTTGCATCATGAGGGAGGCATCCTATCAAAATTGAACGGCCAGCAAGGGACCTACCCGGCCAATGAAGGGATCTCCCTTCTCTCGATCGCTGAAGCGATTGCCAACAAAAGAAATTATCACTCATGA
- a CDS encoding caspase family protein gives MAKRAVLIGINKYQVPGSDLNGCVNDVKNLSGVLKTYYGFADKDVMTLTDLKATKKAMQSAIQKLIASGKKGDVLLLHYSGHGSNVPDDNGDEADHRDEILCPTDLDWKDTLRDDWLRKTFDKLRKGVSLTVIMDCCHSGSITRAITPLDAPRRERFLPCPLDLMATESGRKLRGTIRGQLGKAPRERKRKSDIVHADIQELLITGCRDTQTSADADIGGTYNGALTYYLVESIKEAEGKLTYRELHQRTTARLKKNDFDQVPQLEGQRASFDRQFLS, from the coding sequence ATGGCAAAACGAGCGGTGCTCATCGGGATCAACAAGTATCAGGTTCCTGGGTCGGATCTGAACGGGTGTGTCAATGACGTGAAGAACCTGAGTGGAGTGCTGAAGACATACTATGGTTTTGCGGACAAAGACGTCATGACCCTCACCGATCTGAAGGCAACGAAGAAGGCGATGCAGTCGGCGATCCAGAAGCTGATTGCGAGCGGGAAGAAGGGCGATGTCCTGCTCCTCCATTATTCTGGGCATGGGTCGAATGTGCCGGATGACAACGGCGACGAGGCGGATCATCGGGATGAGATCTTGTGCCCGACCGATCTGGATTGGAAAGACACGCTGCGCGACGATTGGCTTCGAAAGACGTTCGACAAGCTACGTAAGGGCGTCAGCCTCACGGTGATCATGGACTGTTGCCACTCCGGCAGCATCACTCGCGCTATCACGCCGCTGGATGCGCCCAGAAGAGAACGGTTCCTTCCGTGCCCGTTGGATCTGATGGCCACTGAGTCCGGCAGAAAGCTGCGAGGAACGATTCGCGGTCAGCTGGGAAAAGCTCCCCGAGAACGGAAGAGAAAGAGCGATATCGTCCATGCCGACATTCAAGAGCTGTTGATCACTGGCTGTCGGGATACCCAAACGTCAGCCGATGCCGATATCGGAGGGACCTATAATGGGGCGCTGACCTATTACCTCGTCGAATCGATCAAAGAAGCTGAGGGTAAGCTGACCTATCGAGAACTGCACCAGCGGACCACCGCAAGACTGAAGAAGAACGATTTCGATCAGGTGCCTCAACTTGAAGGACAGCGCGCCTCGTTCGATCGGCAGTTTCTGAGCTAG
- a CDS encoding peptidylprolyl isomerase, with translation MRRPYLSFVLSAWSAVLLFSTVAACAGDQKKGTSPITVSNGKQVSLEYTLKLDDQSVVDTNVGGQPLKVTQGSHQIIPGVEKQIEGMAVGEKKKFSVAPTDGYGTIDPKAFQEIDKKMIPADAQKVGARLEGKTPEGRKVFPRVSEVKNDTVVLDFNHPLAGKTLFFDVKVLDVAYDPAK, from the coding sequence ATGAGACGTCCATACCTATCCTTTGTGCTGTCCGCTTGGAGCGCAGTGCTGTTGTTCTCGACTGTGGCTGCATGTGCCGGAGACCAGAAGAAAGGAACCTCACCAATAACAGTCTCGAACGGAAAACAAGTGAGCCTGGAGTACACCCTGAAACTGGACGATCAATCAGTCGTCGATACCAACGTCGGTGGGCAACCGTTAAAAGTCACTCAGGGTAGTCACCAAATTATTCCCGGGGTCGAGAAACAGATCGAGGGTATGGCGGTTGGCGAGAAAAAGAAGTTCTCGGTGGCCCCAACCGACGGCTACGGCACCATTGATCCGAAAGCATTTCAGGAGATCGACAAAAAAATGATACCGGCGGATGCTCAAAAAGTTGGGGCACGGTTGGAAGGCAAAACCCCTGAGGGACGAAAGGTGTTTCCGCGTGTTTCCGAGGTGAAAAACGATACGGTCGTCCTGGATTTCAACCATCCGCTGGCCGGCAAAACACTCTTCTTCGACGTCAAAGTCCTGGATGTCGCGTACGACCCAGCAAAGTGA
- a CDS encoding VOC family protein, translating into MPTIQRITPCLWFDDQAEEAAKFYLSIFKHSRMGPITRYGEAGAQFGQPKGSVMTVTFEIENQEFVALNGGPLFKFTEAVSFMVKCETQAEIDEMWDKLSQGGEPGPCGWLKDKYGLSWQIVSPEWDKMLRDKDIKKSERVMEAILQMTKPDLQKIQQAYDGT; encoded by the coding sequence ATGCCTACTATACAACGAATTACCCCTTGTCTTTGGTTCGACGACCAAGCCGAAGAGGCGGCGAAGTTCTACCTGTCGATATTCAAGCATTCGAGGATGGGTCCCATAACACGCTATGGAGAAGCCGGCGCTCAATTCGGACAGCCGAAGGGATCGGTGATGACCGTCACGTTTGAGATCGAAAACCAGGAATTCGTGGCCCTGAACGGCGGCCCTCTCTTCAAATTCACCGAGGCAGTCTCTTTTATGGTGAAGTGCGAGACGCAAGCCGAAATCGACGAGATGTGGGACAAACTCTCCCAAGGCGGGGAACCTGGGCCATGCGGCTGGCTGAAGGATAAGTATGGGCTCTCATGGCAAATCGTCTCTCCGGAATGGGACAAAATGCTGCGAGACAAAGATATCAAGAAATCGGAACGAGTCATGGAGGCCATCCTTCAAATGACTAAGCCGGATCTTCAAAAGATCCAACAGGCTTACGACGGCACATGA
- a CDS encoding VOC family protein gives MNKPVKPIPDGMHTVTPHLVCAGAADAIEFYKKAFNAVELCKVPGLEGKLLHALIRIGDSPVMLVDEFPDHNSFGPKSLKGSPVTIHLYVQDVESVFNQAVAAGAKIMMSVADMFWGDRYGLLEDPFGHQWSIATHVRDVNPDELKEAARKACG, from the coding sequence ATGAACAAGCCGGTCAAGCCGATTCCAGATGGGATGCATACTGTGACCCCGCACCTGGTGTGCGCCGGTGCCGCCGATGCAATTGAATTTTACAAGAAGGCCTTCAATGCCGTGGAGTTGTGCAAGGTACCAGGACTAGAGGGGAAACTCCTCCATGCCCTGATCCGAATCGGTGACTCTCCCGTCATGCTCGTCGATGAATTTCCCGATCACAACTCATTCGGGCCGAAGTCGCTGAAAGGTTCACCGGTCACCATCCATCTCTATGTCCAGGATGTAGAGTCGGTCTTCAACCAAGCCGTCGCAGCCGGCGCGAAAATCATGATGTCGGTCGCCGACATGTTCTGGGGAGATCGTTACGGCCTGCTGGAAGACCCCTTTGGGCATCAGTGGTCGATCGCCACGCACGTTCGAGACGTCAACCCGGATGAATTGAAGGAGGCGGCACGAAAGGCCTGTGGCTGA
- a CDS encoding MoaD/ThiS family protein yields MIRVILPQHLRTLARVNGEVTLEVKGPATQRSVLDALEARYPVLRGTVRDHVTLKRRPFIRFFACEQDLSHELPDSPLPDAVVMGSEPFLIVGAMAGG; encoded by the coding sequence ATGATTCGCGTCATCCTTCCTCAACATCTACGGACCCTGGCGCGTGTGAACGGTGAAGTGACCCTTGAGGTCAAAGGTCCGGCGACGCAACGGTCGGTGCTCGACGCGCTTGAAGCCCGCTATCCGGTGTTACGGGGAACAGTCCGTGATCACGTCACGCTCAAACGCAGACCGTTTATCCGTTTCTTTGCCTGTGAGCAGGATCTGTCCCATGAATTGCCGGATAGTCCCCTGCCCGACGCCGTTGTCATGGGAAGCGAGCCGTTCCTCATCGTGGGAGCCATGGCGGGAGGATAG
- a CDS encoding YciI family protein: protein MRFMVIVKATKESEAGVMPSTQLLTEMGKFNEELVKAGVMLAGEGLQPSSKGTRVIFSGKTRTVIDGPFAETKELIAGYWLWQVKSKEEAIEWVKRCPNPMPGESEIEIRQVFEADDFGAEFTPELRGQEERLRAETAKRK, encoded by the coding sequence ATGCGATTCATGGTCATTGTGAAAGCGACAAAGGAGTCGGAAGCTGGTGTCATGCCGAGTACACAACTGCTGACCGAAATGGGCAAATTCAACGAAGAACTGGTGAAGGCGGGGGTGATGCTTGCGGGTGAAGGGCTCCAGCCGAGTTCGAAGGGTACACGTGTCATATTTTCGGGAAAGACACGCACCGTGATCGACGGCCCCTTTGCCGAAACTAAAGAGCTTATTGCCGGCTATTGGCTCTGGCAGGTGAAATCGAAGGAAGAGGCGATCGAATGGGTCAAACGCTGCCCCAACCCCATGCCGGGAGAATCCGAGATCGAAATTCGTCAAGTCTTCGAAGCGGACGACTTCGGTGCCGAGTTCACGCCGGAACTGCGAGGGCAGGAAGAACGATTGCGGGCAGAGACTGCCAAAAGGAAATAA
- a CDS encoding efflux RND transporter permease subunit, with protein MRSFTDIFIKHPVLAVVVNLVIILVGWRALMSLPVQQYPQIESSSVIITTVYYGASAETVRGFLSTPIERVVSAISGVDYVESTSRAGVSTVTVHLKLNHNSTAALAEVTARLQQVRAELPVEAEPPVIELQRADRPYASFYLSFASSERTVPAVTDWLLRTLQPQLSTLAGIQRVTFEGGRQIAMRIWIDPDRLASFNLSPGDVQNALRRNNYLAAVGRTKGNFAQINLLANTDLRSATEFEELIVADRGGAIVRLKDIAKVEREAEEADMIAKYNATEGVYLGIWPVPGVNEIEVQHRLVDEMERIRPTLPPDIDMQLVWDGTMFMRNALTEITKTLSETILIVALVVFLFMGSVRTALVPLVAMPVSLIGAAIFMVAFGFSLNLLTLLAIVLSVGLVVDDAIVVVENVERHVRLGKSRIEAALIGARELLGPIIAMTITLATVYTPIGFQGGLTGSLFLEFAITLAVAVVLSGVVAITLSPVMSSRFVHPQGKEGRLTAFVNRRFEEARRAYAWLLDGALTMRWGIVAAALLIMAMIWPLYLFSRQELAPVEDQSHISLFFEASPDSTVAASNREHLNVVQAITSLPETKFTWSLTTSWGGFGGLVAKDWHERTRSTEEMYGEMFGLVSQVPGLRVFPRLDPPLPTPGQYDVELLLQSDLPIERLLETTGAVLNAGWQSGMFLYVDTNLKIDLPEARVVLDRERLADLGFDLAGIGRELGTMLGGAYVNRFNYFDRSYKVIPQLGDKDRSTVGPLLDLKIKTPGGQLVPVSTFTHIETSTAPRTLNRFQQRNAVRIFGGVKPGVTKDQGLRVLEAAAAKASNPPVMLDYAGESRQIRQESAALTVTLGFAVVLIYLVLAAQFHSFRDPLIVLLGSVPLAISGALIFTFLDFTTINIYSQVGLITLVGLIAKNGILIVEFANKLQARGLARLDAVREAALTRLRPVLMTSAATVFGHLPLVLVSGPGAAARNSIGMVLVTGMTVGTIFTLFVVPVFYSLIAAQHRPILEPEAASFNLEEEKLLPMETPA; from the coding sequence ATGCGCTCATTCACAGACATCTTTATCAAGCATCCGGTCCTTGCCGTGGTCGTCAACCTCGTGATCATCCTCGTCGGCTGGCGAGCGTTGATGTCCTTGCCTGTGCAGCAGTACCCGCAGATCGAAAGCTCATCGGTCATCATCACAACTGTCTACTACGGCGCGAGCGCCGAAACGGTTCGCGGATTTTTGAGCACACCGATCGAGCGAGTGGTCTCTGCAATCAGCGGCGTCGATTACGTGGAGTCAACCAGCCGGGCCGGTGTCAGCACCGTCACGGTACACCTGAAACTCAACCATAACAGTACGGCGGCCCTAGCCGAGGTCACGGCACGACTCCAACAGGTGCGCGCCGAACTGCCGGTGGAAGCCGAACCGCCGGTGATCGAGCTGCAGCGGGCCGATCGGCCCTACGCTTCGTTCTACCTCAGCTTCGCCTCCAGCGAACGAACTGTGCCTGCCGTCACGGACTGGCTGCTGCGCACGCTCCAGCCGCAACTGTCCACACTCGCCGGCATCCAGCGAGTCACCTTCGAAGGCGGTCGCCAAATCGCCATGCGCATCTGGATCGATCCCGACCGCCTCGCATCCTTCAATCTGTCGCCCGGAGACGTGCAGAACGCGCTGCGGCGCAACAACTACCTGGCCGCGGTCGGGCGGACGAAGGGAAACTTCGCTCAGATCAATCTGCTCGCGAACACCGATCTTCGCTCCGCTACCGAGTTCGAGGAGCTGATCGTCGCCGATCGAGGCGGGGCCATCGTCCGGCTAAAAGATATTGCGAAGGTCGAGCGCGAGGCCGAAGAAGCCGACATGATCGCCAAGTACAACGCGACGGAAGGCGTGTACCTCGGGATCTGGCCGGTACCGGGTGTGAATGAAATCGAGGTCCAGCATCGGTTGGTCGACGAGATGGAGCGCATCCGGCCGACACTGCCCCCCGACATCGACATGCAGCTGGTGTGGGACGGCACGATGTTCATGCGGAATGCACTGACGGAAATCACGAAGACATTGTCTGAGACGATCTTGATCGTCGCCCTCGTCGTGTTCCTCTTTATGGGCTCGGTGCGAACCGCGCTGGTCCCCCTCGTCGCGATGCCGGTATCGCTGATCGGCGCGGCTATCTTCATGGTTGCGTTCGGCTTCAGCCTCAATCTCCTGACGTTGCTCGCGATCGTCCTGTCGGTCGGGCTGGTCGTGGACGACGCGATCGTCGTCGTTGAAAACGTCGAGCGGCATGTGCGCCTAGGCAAGTCGCGGATCGAGGCGGCGTTGATCGGAGCCCGCGAACTGCTCGGTCCGATCATCGCCATGACGATCACGCTGGCTACGGTCTACACGCCGATCGGATTCCAGGGAGGGTTAACCGGCTCGCTCTTCTTGGAGTTTGCCATTACGCTCGCCGTGGCAGTGGTGTTGTCGGGCGTCGTCGCCATCACGCTCTCGCCGGTCATGAGCTCGCGCTTTGTCCACCCGCAAGGGAAGGAAGGCCGGTTGACCGCCTTTGTCAACCGACGGTTCGAAGAGGCACGCCGCGCCTACGCCTGGCTGCTCGACGGCGCATTGACCATGCGTTGGGGAATCGTGGCGGCGGCATTACTGATCATGGCCATGATCTGGCCGCTCTACCTGTTTTCGCGACAAGAACTCGCGCCGGTGGAGGATCAAAGCCACATCAGCTTGTTCTTCGAAGCGTCCCCAGACTCGACGGTTGCCGCCAGCAACCGCGAACATCTGAACGTCGTCCAAGCCATCACGTCCCTTCCTGAAACGAAGTTCACCTGGTCACTGACGACGTCCTGGGGCGGTTTCGGGGGCTTGGTCGCGAAGGATTGGCACGAGCGGACACGCTCGACCGAGGAAATGTACGGTGAGATGTTCGGCCTGGTCTCTCAGGTGCCTGGCCTCCGGGTCTTCCCGCGTTTGGACCCGCCTCTGCCGACGCCGGGCCAATATGACGTCGAACTGCTGTTGCAGAGCGACCTGCCGATCGAGCGATTACTCGAAACGACGGGGGCAGTCCTGAACGCCGGGTGGCAGAGCGGCATGTTCTTGTACGTCGACACAAACCTGAAAATCGATTTGCCCGAGGCGCGTGTCGTGCTGGACCGGGAGCGTCTCGCCGATCTTGGATTCGACCTGGCCGGAATCGGCCGCGAACTCGGCACCATGCTCGGCGGGGCCTATGTGAACCGGTTCAACTACTTCGATCGAAGCTATAAGGTCATCCCGCAGCTCGGAGACAAGGACCGTTCGACCGTCGGTCCCCTGCTCGATCTGAAGATTAAAACACCGGGCGGCCAACTGGTGCCGGTGTCGACGTTCACGCACATCGAAACGAGTACCGCGCCTCGTACCCTGAACCGCTTTCAGCAGCGGAACGCCGTGCGCATCTTCGGCGGCGTCAAGCCCGGCGTCACGAAAGATCAAGGACTGCGGGTGCTGGAAGCGGCTGCGGCGAAGGCAAGCAATCCTCCTGTCATGCTCGACTATGCGGGCGAGTCCAGACAGATCCGCCAAGAGAGCGCTGCCTTGACCGTTACACTGGGCTTCGCCGTCGTGCTCATTTATTTGGTATTGGCCGCCCAGTTCCACAGCTTCCGAGATCCGCTGATCGTCTTGTTGGGCTCAGTGCCGCTCGCGATCTCCGGCGCACTGATCTTTACTTTCTTGGATTTCACGACCATCAACATTTACTCACAAGTCGGGTTGATCACGCTGGTCGGGTTGATCGCGAAGAACGGCATCTTGATTGTGGAATTCGCCAACAAGCTTCAGGCTCGCGGACTCGCTCGTCTCGACGCGGTGCGTGAGGCGGCCCTGACCAGACTGCGTCCGGTGCTGATGACCTCGGCGGCCACCGTCTTCGGACATCTTCCCCTGGTGCTGGTATCCGGGCCCGGCGCAGCGGCACGCAACAGCATCGGCATGGTCTTGGTCACGGGGATGACGGTCGGCACGATCTTCACGCTGTTCGTGGTGCCGGTGTTCTACTCGCTGATCGCTGCCCAACACCGACCGATCTTAGAGCCTGAAGCGGCGTCGTTTAATCTCGAAGAGGAGAAATTGCTGCCGATGGAAACACCCGCATGA